A single window of Deltaproteobacteria bacterium DNA harbors:
- a CDS encoding aldehyde dehydrogenase family protein, whose product MTIDTATANISSHSPHLAQHLAVRDPARGDVIAELPIDDALAVRSAAARARQAQPAWAALPARERARLLKRARREVVRVRNAILGLLERETGKARADVVGELMAVCLDIGYLTKRAPRWLKPRRVSARPLFGKRGHIFYKPFGIVAVIAPWNAPLTLALGDAIPALLAGNAVLIKPSELTPLAVRAAVEAMNRVLPSDVLQILVGAGETGAALVDEADIVCVTGSPQTGRSVMERASRTLTPVLLELGGKDAMIVLRDADLDRAARGAAWGGCLMSGQVCMSVERIYVERAVAEEFKRKLVEQMRVLRVGPNGADAEIDYGPFTSPRQIDIVAAQVADAERKGAQILTGGGPLSIGGHGHYFQPTLLGNVDHSMAVMTEETFGPVMGVMEVADREEAIRLANDCRYGLSASVWTRDVRRGIELAQRLESGSVGVNECLLSAGCPELPFGGVKQSGVGARHGGAEGLRAFCVPQAVLVERRARRSEIAWFPHSVRYSGRMEKLMGVLFRW is encoded by the coding sequence ATGACGATCGATACTGCGACCGCGAACATCTCGTCTCATTCGCCGCATCTCGCGCAACATCTCGCAGTCCGCGACCCTGCCCGCGGTGATGTGATCGCCGAGCTTCCGATCGATGATGCGCTGGCGGTGCGAAGCGCCGCCGCGCGGGCTCGGCAGGCGCAGCCGGCTTGGGCCGCCTTGCCGGCGCGCGAGCGCGCCCGGCTGCTCAAGCGGGCGCGGCGCGAGGTCGTGCGCGTGCGGAACGCGATCCTCGGTTTGCTCGAGCGTGAAACCGGCAAGGCGCGCGCCGACGTGGTCGGCGAGCTGATGGCCGTCTGCCTCGACATTGGCTACCTCACGAAGCGGGCCCCACGCTGGCTCAAGCCACGGCGGGTGAGCGCGCGGCCTCTGTTCGGCAAGCGCGGGCACATCTTCTACAAACCTTTCGGCATCGTCGCCGTGATCGCGCCGTGGAACGCCCCGCTCACCTTGGCGCTTGGCGATGCGATCCCTGCGCTGCTCGCCGGTAACGCCGTGCTCATCAAGCCGTCGGAGCTGACCCCGCTCGCGGTCCGAGCTGCCGTCGAGGCGATGAACCGTGTTCTTCCGAGCGACGTACTCCAGATCCTCGTCGGCGCGGGGGAAACCGGTGCCGCGTTGGTCGATGAGGCGGACATCGTGTGCGTGACTGGGTCTCCGCAAACCGGTCGGTCGGTTATGGAGCGCGCCAGCCGCACCCTGACCCCCGTCCTGCTCGAACTCGGCGGCAAGGACGCGATGATCGTCCTGCGCGATGCCGACCTCGACCGCGCCGCACGCGGCGCCGCATGGGGCGGCTGCTTGATGAGCGGCCAGGTGTGCATGTCGGTCGAACGCATCTATGTCGAGCGCGCGGTGGCGGAGGAGTTCAAGCGCAAGCTGGTCGAGCAGATGCGTGTCCTCCGCGTCGGACCCAACGGCGCCGACGCCGAGATCGACTACGGCCCGTTTACCAGTCCTCGACAGATTGACATCGTCGCGGCGCAGGTGGCGGATGCCGAACGCAAGGGCGCGCAGATCTTGACCGGCGGCGGACCGCTGTCGATCGGTGGTCACGGTCACTACTTCCAACCGACGCTGCTCGGCAACGTCGACCATTCGATGGCGGTGATGACGGAGGAAACCTTCGGCCCAGTGATGGGGGTGATGGAGGTGGCCGATCGCGAAGAGGCAATCCGTCTCGCCAACGACTGCCGCTACGGTCTGAGCGCGAGTGTGTGGACGCGCGACGTGCGACGCGGCATCGAGCTGGCTCAGCGACTGGAGAGCGGCAGTGTTGGCGTCAACGAGTGCCTGCTGTCGGCCGGGTGCCCCGAGTTGCCATTCGGCGGCGTGAAACAGAGCGGAGTGGGTGCGCGGCACGGTGGCGCGGAAGGCCTGCGGGCGTTCTGCGTGCCGCAGGCAGTGCTCGTTGAGCGACGCGCCCGGCGGTCGGAAATCGCGTGGTTCCCCCACTCGGTCCGGTATTCGGGGCGGATGGAGAAGCTGATGGGCGTTCTCTTCCGCTGGTGA